One segment of Anastrepha obliqua isolate idAnaObli1 chromosome 3, idAnaObli1_1.0, whole genome shotgun sequence DNA contains the following:
- the LOC129243039 gene encoding rho-related BTB domain-containing protein 1 isoform X3 encodes MDNEQPHQELVKCVLVGDTAVGKTRLICARACNKHVSLSQLLSTHVPTVWAIDQYRIYKDVLERSWEVVDGVNVSLRLWDTFGDHDKDRRFAYGRSDVVLLCFSIASPISLRNCKAMWYPEIRRFCPDVPVILVGCKNDLRYMYRDETYLSYFGERSTFVRAALKSDLVMPDEARAVAKELGVAYYETSVFTYFGVNEVFENAIRSALIARRQQRFWMTNLKKVQKPLLQAPFRPPKPPPPEVTVVVGNYRQDMYNMLISQTHTDLILVVGTSKFPVHRFMLAAASNVFYRLLNTELTDMGGRSSSESSMVSVSSTFGEATTADFNDDTECLIRHESRTQRMWEQLKRRSSYQALPLIETKKPSDLYKDLHHPIFQNMRLVQIENMRGINVTQTIVTLTKLITPQALQQCLQFIYTGTIEREFHNLQEIKQAADFLELPQLTLLLSKPQTILASLNDEPNQHFCFSIKENMEKHCIGDGCFSDVTFELDDGQMKAHRAILVARCDVMRAMLAGDFREAHSSVIVFPGVTIYTFHKLLCYLYTDEIPPISADKCLNLLELANRLCLPRLLNLVECRVIEDLTMISQNETNETVDHCLKLLEPVKLHNAHQLAEWCMSYLCVNYNIICKFSLKGLKALHQDNQEYLREHRWPPVWYLKDYDYYQRCINEMNKELKNSRRDSRSDDEGCLCFTGGSSSGGKSKRGNDPNSNGGGGTGEHSTTDNQIFNSTANSMNHIDLEAAEVDLNL; translated from the exons ATGGATAACGAACAGCCACATCAGGAATTAGTGAAGTGCGTTCTAGTTGGTGATACTGCCGTGGGGAAGACGCGTTTAATTTGCGCACGCGCATGCAATAAACATGTTTCGCTGTCACAGCTGCTCTCGACACATGTGCCCACAGTTTGGGCTATCGATCAGTATCGAATCTACAAGGAC GTGCTTGAGCGATCTTGGGAGGTAGTGGATGGTGTAAATGTGTCGTTACGACTTTGGGATACGTTTGGTGACCATGACAAGGATCGCAGATTTGCTTATGGGCG ATCTGATGTCGTCCTTCTATGCTTCTCTATTGCCAGCCCCATATCGTTGCGCAATTGTAAAGCCATGTGGTATCCAGAGATACGTCGTTTTTGTCCAGATGTGCCGGTCATATTGGTAGGATGTAAGAACGATTTACGCTATATGTATCGTGACGAAACGTATCTGTCATACTTTGGCGAACGGAGTACCTTTGTGCG GGCTGCGCTCAAGAGTGATCTCGTAATGCCCGATGAAGCACGTGCCGTTGCAAAGGAGCTTGGCGTAGCCTACTACGAAACCAGCGTATTCACCTATTTCGGAGTGAATGAAGTATTCGAGAATGCCATACGTTCGGCGTTGATTGCACGCCGACAGCAACGTTTCTGGATGACGAATTTGAAGAAAGTGCAAAAACCGTTGCTGCAGGCACCATTCCGACCGCCCAAACCGCCACCACCAGAAGTCACCGTAGTGGTGGGCAATTACAGACAAGACATGTACAACATGTTAATTTCGCAAACCCACACGGATCTCATACTGGTGGTGGGTACGAGTAAATTTCCGGTGCATCGGTTTATGTTAGCGGCTGCGTCGAACGTCTTTTATCGGCTATTGAATACGGAGCTAACGGATATGGGTGGAAGGAGTAGTAGTGAGTCGAGTATGGTGAGT GTGAGTTCCACATTTGGCGAAGCGACCACGGCGGATTTTAATGACGATACTGAATGCTTGATACGGCACGAATCACGTACCCAGAG AATGTGGGAACAGCTGAAGCGTCGTTCCAGCTATCAGGCCTTACCGCTAATCGAAACCAAAAAGCCCAGTGATCTCTATAAGGACCTGCATCATCCCATTTTCCAAAATATGCGCTTAGTGCAGATCGAAAATATGCGTGGCATTAATGTAACACAAACGATTGTCACACTGACAAAGCTCATAACACCGCAAGCGCTGCAGCAGTGTCTGCAGTTCATATATACCGGCACAATTGAAAGAGAATTTCACAATTTGCAG gaaattaaacaagCTGCTGATTTCTTAGAACTGCCTCAATTGACTTTATTACTTTCCAAGCCACAAACTATTCTAGCCAGTCTAAATGATGAACCAAATCAACACTTTTGTTTT AGTATTAAAGAGAATATGGAGAAGCATTGTATTGGCGATGGTTGCTTCAGTGATGTCACCTTCGAGCTGGACGATGGTCAAATGAAGGCACATCGCGCTATTTTAGTTGCACGCTGTGATGTTATGCGCGCCATGTTGGCTGGAGATTTTCGTGAGGCGCACTCAAGTGTA atcGTCTTTCCCGGCGTCACGATTTATACGTTTCATAAGCTGCTCTGCTATTTGTACACAGATGAAATACCTCCAATTTCCGCAGACAAATGCTTAAATCTTTTAGAATTGGCCAATCGTTTATGTTTGCCACGGCTATTAAATTTGGTAGAATGTCGTGTCATTGAAGATTTGACAATGATTTCGCAGAATGAAACAAATGAAACGGTCGATCATTGTTTAAAGTTACTGGAACCAGTAAAG CTGCACAATGCTCATCAATTGGCCGAATGGTGTATGTCATACCTGTGTGTCAATTACAATATAATTTGTAAATTCTCACTCAAAGGCCTCAAAGCGCTGCATCAGGATAATCAAGAGTACTTGCGTGAACATCGTTGGCCGCCAGTATGGTATTTGAAGGATTACGATTACTACCAGCGAtgtataaatgaaatgaataagGAGCTAAAGAATTCACGGCGTGATTCACGTAGTGATGATGAAGGTTGCCTCTGCTTTACGGGGG
- the LOC129243039 gene encoding rho-related BTB domain-containing protein 1 isoform X4 gives MDNEQPHQELVKCVLVGDTAVGKTRLICARACNKHVSLSQLLSTHVPTVWAIDQYRIYKDVLERSWEVVDGVNVSLRLWDTFGDHDKDRRFAYGRSDVVLLCFSIASPISLRNCKAMWYPEIRRFCPDVPVILVGCKNDLRYMYRDETYLSYFGERSTFVRAALKSDLVMPDEARAVAKELGVAYYETSVFTYFGVNEVFENAIRSALIARRQQRFWMTNLKKVQKPLLQAPFRPPKPPPPEVTVVVGNYRQDMYNMLISQTHTDLILVVGTSKFPVHRFMLAAASNVFYRLLNTELTDMGGRSSSESSMVSVSSTFGEATTADFNDDTECLIRHESRTQRMWEQLKRRSSYQALPLIETKKPSDLYKDLHHPIFQNMRLVQIENMRGINVTQTIVTLTKLITPQALQQCLQFIYTGTIEREFHNLQEIKQAADFLELPQLTLLLSKPQTILASLNDEPNQHFCFSIKENMEKHCIGDGCFSDVTFELDDGQMKAHRAILVARCDVMRAMLAGDFREAHSSVIVFPGVTIYTFHKLLCYLYTDEIPPISADKCLNLLELANRLCLPRLLNLVECRVIEDLTMISQNETNETVDHCLKLLEPVKLHNAHQLAEWCMSYLCVNYNIICKFSLKGLKALHQDNQEYLREHRWPPVWYLKDYDYYQRCINEMNKELKNSRRDSRSDDEGCLCFTGVFFLSLSKSCAVS, from the exons ATGGATAACGAACAGCCACATCAGGAATTAGTGAAGTGCGTTCTAGTTGGTGATACTGCCGTGGGGAAGACGCGTTTAATTTGCGCACGCGCATGCAATAAACATGTTTCGCTGTCACAGCTGCTCTCGACACATGTGCCCACAGTTTGGGCTATCGATCAGTATCGAATCTACAAGGAC GTGCTTGAGCGATCTTGGGAGGTAGTGGATGGTGTAAATGTGTCGTTACGACTTTGGGATACGTTTGGTGACCATGACAAGGATCGCAGATTTGCTTATGGGCG ATCTGATGTCGTCCTTCTATGCTTCTCTATTGCCAGCCCCATATCGTTGCGCAATTGTAAAGCCATGTGGTATCCAGAGATACGTCGTTTTTGTCCAGATGTGCCGGTCATATTGGTAGGATGTAAGAACGATTTACGCTATATGTATCGTGACGAAACGTATCTGTCATACTTTGGCGAACGGAGTACCTTTGTGCG GGCTGCGCTCAAGAGTGATCTCGTAATGCCCGATGAAGCACGTGCCGTTGCAAAGGAGCTTGGCGTAGCCTACTACGAAACCAGCGTATTCACCTATTTCGGAGTGAATGAAGTATTCGAGAATGCCATACGTTCGGCGTTGATTGCACGCCGACAGCAACGTTTCTGGATGACGAATTTGAAGAAAGTGCAAAAACCGTTGCTGCAGGCACCATTCCGACCGCCCAAACCGCCACCACCAGAAGTCACCGTAGTGGTGGGCAATTACAGACAAGACATGTACAACATGTTAATTTCGCAAACCCACACGGATCTCATACTGGTGGTGGGTACGAGTAAATTTCCGGTGCATCGGTTTATGTTAGCGGCTGCGTCGAACGTCTTTTATCGGCTATTGAATACGGAGCTAACGGATATGGGTGGAAGGAGTAGTAGTGAGTCGAGTATGGTGAGT GTGAGTTCCACATTTGGCGAAGCGACCACGGCGGATTTTAATGACGATACTGAATGCTTGATACGGCACGAATCACGTACCCAGAG AATGTGGGAACAGCTGAAGCGTCGTTCCAGCTATCAGGCCTTACCGCTAATCGAAACCAAAAAGCCCAGTGATCTCTATAAGGACCTGCATCATCCCATTTTCCAAAATATGCGCTTAGTGCAGATCGAAAATATGCGTGGCATTAATGTAACACAAACGATTGTCACACTGACAAAGCTCATAACACCGCAAGCGCTGCAGCAGTGTCTGCAGTTCATATATACCGGCACAATTGAAAGAGAATTTCACAATTTGCAG gaaattaaacaagCTGCTGATTTCTTAGAACTGCCTCAATTGACTTTATTACTTTCCAAGCCACAAACTATTCTAGCCAGTCTAAATGATGAACCAAATCAACACTTTTGTTTT AGTATTAAAGAGAATATGGAGAAGCATTGTATTGGCGATGGTTGCTTCAGTGATGTCACCTTCGAGCTGGACGATGGTCAAATGAAGGCACATCGCGCTATTTTAGTTGCACGCTGTGATGTTATGCGCGCCATGTTGGCTGGAGATTTTCGTGAGGCGCACTCAAGTGTA atcGTCTTTCCCGGCGTCACGATTTATACGTTTCATAAGCTGCTCTGCTATTTGTACACAGATGAAATACCTCCAATTTCCGCAGACAAATGCTTAAATCTTTTAGAATTGGCCAATCGTTTATGTTTGCCACGGCTATTAAATTTGGTAGAATGTCGTGTCATTGAAGATTTGACAATGATTTCGCAGAATGAAACAAATGAAACGGTCGATCATTGTTTAAAGTTACTGGAACCAGTAAAG CTGCACAATGCTCATCAATTGGCCGAATGGTGTATGTCATACCTGTGTGTCAATTACAATATAATTTGTAAATTCTCACTCAAAGGCCTCAAAGCGCTGCATCAGGATAATCAAGAGTACTTGCGTGAACATCGTTGGCCGCCAGTATGGTATTTGAAGGATTACGATTACTACCAGCGAtgtataaatgaaatgaataagGAGCTAAAGAATTCACGGCGTGATTCACGTAGTGATGATGAAGGTTGCCTCTGCTTTACGGGGG
- the LOC129243039 gene encoding rho-related BTB domain-containing protein 1 isoform X2, with translation MDNEQPHQELVKCVLVGDTAVGKTRLICARACNKHVSLSQLLSTHVPTVWAIDQYRIYKDVLERSWEVVDGVNVSLRLWDTFGDHDKDRRFAYGRSDVVLLCFSIASPISLRNCKAMWYPEIRRFCPDVPVILVGCKNDLRYMYRDETYLSYFGERSTFVRAALKSDLVMPDEARAVAKELGVAYYETSVFTYFGVNEVFENAIRSALIARRQQRFWMTNLKKVQKPLLQAPFRPPKPPPPEVTVVVGNYRQDMYNMLISQTHTDLILVVGTSKFPVHRFMLAAASNVFYRLLNTELTDMGGRSSSESSMVSSTFGEATTADFNDDTECLIRHESRTQRMWEQLKRRSSYQALPLIETKKPSDLYKDLHHPIFQNMRLVQIENMRGINVTQTIVTLTKLITPQALQQCLQFIYTGTIEREFHNLQEIKQAADFLELPQLTLLLSKPQTILASLNDEPNQHFCFSIKENMEKHCIGDGCFSDVTFELDDGQMKAHRAILVARCDVMRAMLAGDFREAHSSVIVFPGVTIYTFHKLLCYLYTDEIPPISADKCLNLLELANRLCLPRLLNLVECRVIEDLTMISQNETNETVDHCLKLLEPVKLHNAHQLAEWCMSYLCVNYNIICKFSLKGLKALHQDNQEYLREHRWPPVWYLKDYDYYQRCINEMNKELKNSRRDSRSDDEGCLCFTGVFSWILGSSSGGKSKRGNDPNSNGGGGTGEHSTTDNQIFNSTANSMNHIDLEAAEVDLNL, from the exons ATGGATAACGAACAGCCACATCAGGAATTAGTGAAGTGCGTTCTAGTTGGTGATACTGCCGTGGGGAAGACGCGTTTAATTTGCGCACGCGCATGCAATAAACATGTTTCGCTGTCACAGCTGCTCTCGACACATGTGCCCACAGTTTGGGCTATCGATCAGTATCGAATCTACAAGGAC GTGCTTGAGCGATCTTGGGAGGTAGTGGATGGTGTAAATGTGTCGTTACGACTTTGGGATACGTTTGGTGACCATGACAAGGATCGCAGATTTGCTTATGGGCG ATCTGATGTCGTCCTTCTATGCTTCTCTATTGCCAGCCCCATATCGTTGCGCAATTGTAAAGCCATGTGGTATCCAGAGATACGTCGTTTTTGTCCAGATGTGCCGGTCATATTGGTAGGATGTAAGAACGATTTACGCTATATGTATCGTGACGAAACGTATCTGTCATACTTTGGCGAACGGAGTACCTTTGTGCG GGCTGCGCTCAAGAGTGATCTCGTAATGCCCGATGAAGCACGTGCCGTTGCAAAGGAGCTTGGCGTAGCCTACTACGAAACCAGCGTATTCACCTATTTCGGAGTGAATGAAGTATTCGAGAATGCCATACGTTCGGCGTTGATTGCACGCCGACAGCAACGTTTCTGGATGACGAATTTGAAGAAAGTGCAAAAACCGTTGCTGCAGGCACCATTCCGACCGCCCAAACCGCCACCACCAGAAGTCACCGTAGTGGTGGGCAATTACAGACAAGACATGTACAACATGTTAATTTCGCAAACCCACACGGATCTCATACTGGTGGTGGGTACGAGTAAATTTCCGGTGCATCGGTTTATGTTAGCGGCTGCGTCGAACGTCTTTTATCGGCTATTGAATACGGAGCTAACGGATATGGGTGGAAGGAGTAGTAGTGAGTCGAGTATG GTGAGTTCCACATTTGGCGAAGCGACCACGGCGGATTTTAATGACGATACTGAATGCTTGATACGGCACGAATCACGTACCCAGAG AATGTGGGAACAGCTGAAGCGTCGTTCCAGCTATCAGGCCTTACCGCTAATCGAAACCAAAAAGCCCAGTGATCTCTATAAGGACCTGCATCATCCCATTTTCCAAAATATGCGCTTAGTGCAGATCGAAAATATGCGTGGCATTAATGTAACACAAACGATTGTCACACTGACAAAGCTCATAACACCGCAAGCGCTGCAGCAGTGTCTGCAGTTCATATATACCGGCACAATTGAAAGAGAATTTCACAATTTGCAG gaaattaaacaagCTGCTGATTTCTTAGAACTGCCTCAATTGACTTTATTACTTTCCAAGCCACAAACTATTCTAGCCAGTCTAAATGATGAACCAAATCAACACTTTTGTTTT AGTATTAAAGAGAATATGGAGAAGCATTGTATTGGCGATGGTTGCTTCAGTGATGTCACCTTCGAGCTGGACGATGGTCAAATGAAGGCACATCGCGCTATTTTAGTTGCACGCTGTGATGTTATGCGCGCCATGTTGGCTGGAGATTTTCGTGAGGCGCACTCAAGTGTA atcGTCTTTCCCGGCGTCACGATTTATACGTTTCATAAGCTGCTCTGCTATTTGTACACAGATGAAATACCTCCAATTTCCGCAGACAAATGCTTAAATCTTTTAGAATTGGCCAATCGTTTATGTTTGCCACGGCTATTAAATTTGGTAGAATGTCGTGTCATTGAAGATTTGACAATGATTTCGCAGAATGAAACAAATGAAACGGTCGATCATTGTTTAAAGTTACTGGAACCAGTAAAG CTGCACAATGCTCATCAATTGGCCGAATGGTGTATGTCATACCTGTGTGTCAATTACAATATAATTTGTAAATTCTCACTCAAAGGCCTCAAAGCGCTGCATCAGGATAATCAAGAGTACTTGCGTGAACATCGTTGGCCGCCAGTATGGTATTTGAAGGATTACGATTACTACCAGCGAtgtataaatgaaatgaataagGAGCTAAAGAATTCACGGCGTGATTCACGTAGTGATGATGAAGGTTGCCTCTGCTTTACGGGGG
- the LOC129243039 gene encoding rho-related BTB domain-containing protein 1 isoform X1: MDNEQPHQELVKCVLVGDTAVGKTRLICARACNKHVSLSQLLSTHVPTVWAIDQYRIYKDVLERSWEVVDGVNVSLRLWDTFGDHDKDRRFAYGRSDVVLLCFSIASPISLRNCKAMWYPEIRRFCPDVPVILVGCKNDLRYMYRDETYLSYFGERSTFVRAALKSDLVMPDEARAVAKELGVAYYETSVFTYFGVNEVFENAIRSALIARRQQRFWMTNLKKVQKPLLQAPFRPPKPPPPEVTVVVGNYRQDMYNMLISQTHTDLILVVGTSKFPVHRFMLAAASNVFYRLLNTELTDMGGRSSSESSMVSVSSTFGEATTADFNDDTECLIRHESRTQRMWEQLKRRSSYQALPLIETKKPSDLYKDLHHPIFQNMRLVQIENMRGINVTQTIVTLTKLITPQALQQCLQFIYTGTIEREFHNLQEIKQAADFLELPQLTLLLSKPQTILASLNDEPNQHFCFSIKENMEKHCIGDGCFSDVTFELDDGQMKAHRAILVARCDVMRAMLAGDFREAHSSVIVFPGVTIYTFHKLLCYLYTDEIPPISADKCLNLLELANRLCLPRLLNLVECRVIEDLTMISQNETNETVDHCLKLLEPVKLHNAHQLAEWCMSYLCVNYNIICKFSLKGLKALHQDNQEYLREHRWPPVWYLKDYDYYQRCINEMNKELKNSRRDSRSDDEGCLCFTGVFSWILGSSSGGKSKRGNDPNSNGGGGTGEHSTTDNQIFNSTANSMNHIDLEAAEVDLNL, translated from the exons ATGGATAACGAACAGCCACATCAGGAATTAGTGAAGTGCGTTCTAGTTGGTGATACTGCCGTGGGGAAGACGCGTTTAATTTGCGCACGCGCATGCAATAAACATGTTTCGCTGTCACAGCTGCTCTCGACACATGTGCCCACAGTTTGGGCTATCGATCAGTATCGAATCTACAAGGAC GTGCTTGAGCGATCTTGGGAGGTAGTGGATGGTGTAAATGTGTCGTTACGACTTTGGGATACGTTTGGTGACCATGACAAGGATCGCAGATTTGCTTATGGGCG ATCTGATGTCGTCCTTCTATGCTTCTCTATTGCCAGCCCCATATCGTTGCGCAATTGTAAAGCCATGTGGTATCCAGAGATACGTCGTTTTTGTCCAGATGTGCCGGTCATATTGGTAGGATGTAAGAACGATTTACGCTATATGTATCGTGACGAAACGTATCTGTCATACTTTGGCGAACGGAGTACCTTTGTGCG GGCTGCGCTCAAGAGTGATCTCGTAATGCCCGATGAAGCACGTGCCGTTGCAAAGGAGCTTGGCGTAGCCTACTACGAAACCAGCGTATTCACCTATTTCGGAGTGAATGAAGTATTCGAGAATGCCATACGTTCGGCGTTGATTGCACGCCGACAGCAACGTTTCTGGATGACGAATTTGAAGAAAGTGCAAAAACCGTTGCTGCAGGCACCATTCCGACCGCCCAAACCGCCACCACCAGAAGTCACCGTAGTGGTGGGCAATTACAGACAAGACATGTACAACATGTTAATTTCGCAAACCCACACGGATCTCATACTGGTGGTGGGTACGAGTAAATTTCCGGTGCATCGGTTTATGTTAGCGGCTGCGTCGAACGTCTTTTATCGGCTATTGAATACGGAGCTAACGGATATGGGTGGAAGGAGTAGTAGTGAGTCGAGTATGGTGAGT GTGAGTTCCACATTTGGCGAAGCGACCACGGCGGATTTTAATGACGATACTGAATGCTTGATACGGCACGAATCACGTACCCAGAG AATGTGGGAACAGCTGAAGCGTCGTTCCAGCTATCAGGCCTTACCGCTAATCGAAACCAAAAAGCCCAGTGATCTCTATAAGGACCTGCATCATCCCATTTTCCAAAATATGCGCTTAGTGCAGATCGAAAATATGCGTGGCATTAATGTAACACAAACGATTGTCACACTGACAAAGCTCATAACACCGCAAGCGCTGCAGCAGTGTCTGCAGTTCATATATACCGGCACAATTGAAAGAGAATTTCACAATTTGCAG gaaattaaacaagCTGCTGATTTCTTAGAACTGCCTCAATTGACTTTATTACTTTCCAAGCCACAAACTATTCTAGCCAGTCTAAATGATGAACCAAATCAACACTTTTGTTTT AGTATTAAAGAGAATATGGAGAAGCATTGTATTGGCGATGGTTGCTTCAGTGATGTCACCTTCGAGCTGGACGATGGTCAAATGAAGGCACATCGCGCTATTTTAGTTGCACGCTGTGATGTTATGCGCGCCATGTTGGCTGGAGATTTTCGTGAGGCGCACTCAAGTGTA atcGTCTTTCCCGGCGTCACGATTTATACGTTTCATAAGCTGCTCTGCTATTTGTACACAGATGAAATACCTCCAATTTCCGCAGACAAATGCTTAAATCTTTTAGAATTGGCCAATCGTTTATGTTTGCCACGGCTATTAAATTTGGTAGAATGTCGTGTCATTGAAGATTTGACAATGATTTCGCAGAATGAAACAAATGAAACGGTCGATCATTGTTTAAAGTTACTGGAACCAGTAAAG CTGCACAATGCTCATCAATTGGCCGAATGGTGTATGTCATACCTGTGTGTCAATTACAATATAATTTGTAAATTCTCACTCAAAGGCCTCAAAGCGCTGCATCAGGATAATCAAGAGTACTTGCGTGAACATCGTTGGCCGCCAGTATGGTATTTGAAGGATTACGATTACTACCAGCGAtgtataaatgaaatgaataagGAGCTAAAGAATTCACGGCGTGATTCACGTAGTGATGATGAAGGTTGCCTCTGCTTTACGGGGG